One window of Pyrus communis chromosome 12, drPyrComm1.1, whole genome shotgun sequence genomic DNA carries:
- the LOC137711188 gene encoding ubiquitin-conjugating enzyme E2 10 has protein sequence MASKRILKELKDLQKDPPTSCSAGPVAEDMFHWQATIMGPADSPYAGGVFLVTIHFPPDYPFKPPKVAFRTKVFHPNINSNGSICLDILKEQWSPALTISKVLLSICSLLTDPNPDDPLVPEIAHMYKTDKNKYETTARSWTQKYAMG, from the exons ATGGCGTCGAAACGGATCCTGAAGGAGCTGAAGGACCTCCAGAAAGATCCTCCTACTTCGTGCAGCGCTG GCCCAGTTGCAGAAGACATGTTCCACTGGCAGGCAACAATAATGGGTCCTGCTGACAGTCCTTATGCAGGTGGAGTGTTTCTTGTCACTATCCATTTTCCTCCAGACTATCCTTTTAAGCCACCAAAG gttGCATTCAGGACAAAGGTGTTTCACCCTAATATCAACAGCAACGGTAGCATTTGCCTTGACATATTGAAAGAACAGTGGAGCCCTGCCCTGACCATATCCAAG GTGTTGCTCTCGATCTGTTCACTGTTGACAGACCCAAACCCTGATGACCCTTTGGTCCCAGAGATCGCCCATATGTACAAGACTGACAAGAACAAGTATGAGACCACCGCAAGGAGCTGGACTCAGAAGTATGCTATGGGTTAG